In a genomic window of Columba livia isolate bColLiv1 breed racing homer chromosome 4, bColLiv1.pat.W.v2, whole genome shotgun sequence:
- the COMMD8 gene encoding COMM domain-containing protein 8 isoform X2, with amino-acid sequence MPRLLEKLPAGRALEFLHKVVDGICGRAYPRYQDYGSIWSLSEWMEVLEETVMYFKTMVGKNISDEEAAQQINALNSNHQEAITKCLKGRKEEIRNALVENVNAISSAQLQDFDWQLKLALSSDKISMLQMPLLNLDLDVRENGEIKPISIEMNKEELQNLINALEAANKVVLQLK; translated from the exons ATGCCGCGGCTGCTGGAGAAGCTCCCGGCGGGCCGGGCTCTCGAG TTCCTTCATAAAGTAGTTGATGGCATATGTGGCCGTGCGTATCCTCGATACCAGGATTATGGCAGTATCTGGAGCTTGTCGGAGTGGATGGAGGTTTTAGAAGAAACAGTGATGTATTTCAAAACCATGGTTGGCAAAAACATATCTGATGAAGAG gcTGCTCAGCagataaatgcattaaattCAAACCATCAAGAAGCAATCACAAAATGTCTGAAaggtagaaaggaagaaatcagGAATGCGCTAGTGGAAAACGTAAATGCAATCTCTTCTGCCCAGCTGCAGGATTTTGACTGGCAGTTAAAG CTTGCTCTCTCCAGTGATAAGATCTCCATGCTGCAAATGCCGCTTCTCAATCTTGATTTGGATGTGAGAGAAAATGGTGAAATTAAACCAATTTCTATAGAGATGAATAAAGAAGAGTTGCAGAACCTAATAAATGCACTGGAAGCTGCTAATAAG GTTGTCTTGCAACTGAAATGA
- the COMMD8 gene encoding COMM domain-containing protein 8 isoform X1, protein MPRLLEKLPAGRALEFLHKVVDGICGRAYPRYQDYGSIWSLSEWMEVLEETVMYFKTMVGKNISDEEAAQQINALNSNHQEAITKCLKGRKEEIRNALVENVNAISSAQLQDFDWQLKLALSSDKISMLQMPLLNLDLDVRENGEIKPISIEMNKEELQNLINALEAANKVAFTDIIFLS, encoded by the exons ATGCCGCGGCTGCTGGAGAAGCTCCCGGCGGGCCGGGCTCTCGAG TTCCTTCATAAAGTAGTTGATGGCATATGTGGCCGTGCGTATCCTCGATACCAGGATTATGGCAGTATCTGGAGCTTGTCGGAGTGGATGGAGGTTTTAGAAGAAACAGTGATGTATTTCAAAACCATGGTTGGCAAAAACATATCTGATGAAGAG gcTGCTCAGCagataaatgcattaaattCAAACCATCAAGAAGCAATCACAAAATGTCTGAAaggtagaaaggaagaaatcagGAATGCGCTAGTGGAAAACGTAAATGCAATCTCTTCTGCCCAGCTGCAGGATTTTGACTGGCAGTTAAAG CTTGCTCTCTCCAGTGATAAGATCTCCATGCTGCAAATGCCGCTTCTCAATCTTGATTTGGATGTGAGAGAAAATGGTGAAATTAAACCAATTTCTATAGAGATGAATAAAGAAGAGTTGCAGAACCTAATAAATGCACTGGAAGCTGCTAATAAGGTAGCTTTTACCgatataatatttttatcttgA